The following are encoded together in the Coffea arabica cultivar ET-39 chromosome 1c, Coffea Arabica ET-39 HiFi, whole genome shotgun sequence genome:
- the LOC113726803 gene encoding uncharacterized protein — MSTQIPVLEQQQQQSQMMRLKTSGVLNYSGSPLNDDKEEEMTKSALSAFRAKEEEIERKKAEVRERVQAQLGRVEEETKKLAEIREELEALADPMRKEVALIRKKVDLLNRELKPLGQTCQRKEKEYKECLDAFNEKSREKTQLVSKLMELVSESEKLRMKKLEELSKSINSLN; from the exons ATGTCTACACAGATACCAGTGTTGGAGCAGCAGCAACAACAGTCTCAAATGATGCGCTTGAAGACTTCAGGAGTCCTGAATTACAGTGGAAGTCCACTGAATGATGACAAAGAGGAGGAGATGACAAAGTCTGCCTTGTCTGCATTTCGCGCAAAGGAAGAAGAGATTGAGCGGAAGAAAGCTGAGGTCAGGGAGAGAGTTCAGGCTCAGTTGGGCCGTGTTGAAGAGGAAACCAAGAAATTGGCTGAAATTCGCGAG GAGCTTGAAGCTCTTGCCGATCCAATGAGAAAGGAAGTAGCGCTAATTCGAAAGAAGGTTGATCTGCTTAATCGAGAGTTGAAGCCACTTGGACAAACTTGCCAGAGAAAG GAAAAAGAATACAAAGAGTGCCTTGACGCTTTCAATGAGAAGAGTAGGGAAAAGACTCAGCTGGTTAGCAAACTGATGGAG TTGGTTAGCGAAAGTGAAAAGCTGAGGATGAAGAAACTGGAGGAGCTGAGCAAGAGCATAAATTCCCTGAATTAA
- the LOC113726814 gene encoding flavanone 7-O-glucoside 2''-O-beta-L-rhamnosyltransferase-like: protein MDSKEDVIRILMLPWLAHGHVSPFLELAKKLTSRNSNFQVYICSTPVNLSPFRENLAVKFELSSSIQFIDILLPSTSELPPEYHSTKNLPPHLMPALKTAFDGAKDCFLDILKDLKPHLLIYDFLQPWAPAAAQEENNIPSVHFMSCSASIGAFLFHCTEYPDLDYPIPELNFPEITRQELVQFMYNVSNGLTNKERYSQCIEKSTDFFLVKTLSEIEQKHMDYFSEMTKKEVIPVGPLVQEPENRSSDMVFLEWLSKRGPSSVVFVSFGTEYFLSKEEIEVIASGLELSMVSFIWVVRFHGRENVTSLLEVLPEGFQKRVAERGMVVEGWAPQVKILSHPSIGGFASHCGWSSTLESIAFGVPIIAIPMQLDQPLTSRLVAEVGVGIEVRRENGKFREEEIARAIKQVVLQEEGKEVRKKVRELSNKIKEKGDQEIDHVVEKLLQLVKD from the coding sequence ATGGACTCAAAAGAGGATGTTATACGGATTTTGATGTTGCCATGGTTGGCGCATGGCCATGTATCGCCTTTCTTGGAGCTAGCCAAGAAACTTACCAGCAGAAATTCGAATTTCCAGGTATACATATGTTCCACCCCTGTTAATTTGAGTCCATTTAGAGAGAATCTTGCTGTAAAATTTGAGCTGTCTTCTTCAATCCAATTCATAGATATTCTTCTTCCTTCAACATCAGAACTACCTCCTGAATATCATTCCACCAAAAATCTTCCACCCCATCTCATGCCTGCCCTGAAAACTGCCTTTGATGGAGCAAAAGATTGTTTTCTTGACATCCTCAAGGATCTCAAACCTCACCTTTTAATCTATGATTTTCTGCAACCTTGGGCACCAGCTGCTGCTCAAGAAGAGAACAACATCCCATCTGTACATTTTATGAGTTGTTCTGCATCCATTGGTGCCTTCTTATTTCACTGCACTGAATATCCTGATTTGGATTATCCAATTCCAGAGCTGAATTTCCCAGAAATTACGCGTCAGGAACTGGTGCAGTTCATGTATAATGTGTCAAATGGTCTTACAAACAAGGAAAGATACTCCCAGTGCATTGAGAAATCTACAGATTTTTTCCTGGTTAAGACCTTAAGTGAGATTGAACAGAAACATATGGATTATTTCTCTGAGATGACCAAAAAAGAGGTGATCCCTGTGGGTCCTCTTGTTCAAGAACCTGAAAATAGATCAAGTGATATGGTGTTCTTGGAGTGGCTGAGCAAAAGGGGTCCTTCCTCTGTTGTTTTTGTCTCATTCGGGACCGAATATTTtctctccaaggaagaaattgaagtgATTGCTTCTGGTTTAGAATTGAGCATGGTGAGCTTCATATGGGTGGTTAGATTTCATGGAAGAGAAAACGTTACCAGTTTGCTGGAAGTATTACCGGAAGGATTTCAGAAGAGGGTAGCAGAAAGAGGTATGGTTGTGGAAGGTTGGGCGCCACAAGTGAAAATACTGAGCCATCCAAGCATTGGAGGATTCGCGAGTCATTGTGGCTGGAGTTCAACACTTGAGAGTATAGCATTTGGCGTTCCAATTATCGCAATCCCTATGCAACTTGATCAGCCCCTGACTTCAAGATTGGTTGCGGAGGTTGGTGTAGGAATAGAAGTACGAAGGGAAAATGGGAAATTCAGAGAGGAAGAGATTGCAAGAGCGATCAAACAAGTTGTCTtgcaagaagaaggaaaagaagttAGAAAGAAAGTTAGAGAATTGAGTAACAAAATAAAGGAGAAAGGTGATCAAGAGATTGATCATGTAGTGGAGAAGCTTCTGCAGCTTGTGAAGGATTGA